A window of Infirmifilum lucidum contains these coding sequences:
- the cas2 gene encoding CRISPR-associated endonuclease Cas2 — protein MRLVVVYDISDNGDRQRLASRLLGLGLTRVQRSAFVGRGGYGHAKDVYRFIQRYVRGEGDSVIIFVVPDESFERALVAGRPMAPLAGVARVVV, from the coding sequence ATGAGGCTCGTAGTTGTCTACGACATAAGCGACAACGGCGACAGGCAGAGGCTCGCGTCCCGCCTCCTGGGGCTCGGCCTGACGAGAGTTCAGCGCAGCGCCTTCGTGGGGAGGGGCGGCTACGGGCACGCGAAGGACGTGTACAGGTTCATCCAGCGCTACGTGAGGGGCGAGGGCGACAGCGTTATAATCTTCGTCGTCCCCGACGAGAGCTTTGAGCGGGCGCTAGTCGCGGGGAGGCCCATGGCCCCGCTCGCGGGTGTGGCCCGTGTCGTTGTATAG
- a CDS encoding RAMP superfamily CRISPR-associated protein codes for MWVRLYKFTFRAEPLRVGAGVDGSRLLQLAYSYGDGKPTPVVPFSTWKGVFRRVSEWVMYSDASLGRVLEEHGCNHDLRKCGLDGEPCTDKLRDLYRKYSECVDAWSRGGREEDACLEVEPEVLHNVNIASKVDERDFCLTARGVESALQCPVCRLYGSPYFASAVTFSDSLLRGLLRAVTHVAIDRKTRIQREDMLYIEELAEPEEPREVQVYAVLREAFPDPKPLEVWTQTLRVLAEVGVFVGGGKSRGHGYVQLDPEKSLEARLRPGEGPAWRKLSL; via the coding sequence ATGTGGGTTAGGCTGTACAAGTTCACGTTCAGGGCAGAGCCGCTCAGGGTCGGCGCCGGCGTGGACGGCAGCAGGCTGCTACAGCTGGCCTACAGCTACGGGGACGGGAAACCCACGCCCGTCGTCCCGTTCTCGACGTGGAAGGGCGTCTTCAGGAGGGTCTCGGAGTGGGTCATGTACTCGGACGCTAGCCTGGGGAGGGTTCTGGAGGAGCACGGGTGCAACCACGACCTCAGGAAGTGCGGGCTCGACGGGGAGCCCTGCACGGACAAGCTCCGGGATCTCTACAGGAAGTACAGCGAGTGCGTCGACGCCTGGAGCAGGGGCGGGCGCGAGGAGGATGCCTGCCTGGAGGTCGAGCCAGAGGTGCTCCACAACGTGAACATCGCCTCGAAGGTGGACGAGCGGGACTTCTGCCTGACGGCGCGCGGCGTCGAGTCGGCCCTCCAGTGCCCCGTGTGCAGGCTGTACGGGAGCCCCTACTTCGCCTCGGCAGTCACGTTCAGCGACTCCCTTCTGCGAGGGCTGCTCAGGGCGGTGACGCACGTGGCGATAGACAGGAAGACCAGGATCCAGCGCGAGGACATGCTCTACATTGAGGAGCTCGCCGAGCCCGAGGAGCCCCGCGAAGTACAGGTCTACGCCGTGCTACGGGAAGCCTTCCCGGATCCCAAGCCCCTCGAGGTGTGGACGCAGACGCTGAGAGTCCTCGCCGAGGTCGGCGTCTTCGTGGGCGGCGGCAAGTCGAGGGGCCACGGCTACGTCCAGCTAGACCCCGAGAAGAGCCTCGAGGCCAGGCTGAGGCCCGGGGAGGGGCCGGCCTGGAGGAAGCTCTCCCTGTAG
- the cas1 gene encoding CRISPR-associated endonuclease Cas1, which translates to MLLFVSKPCRIKVEKGRVVLRTHDGDVVELGSATYDSVVVATRAASITTAALQALAARGIDLTVLGPHGMPVARVYPPIINKTAATRVAQYQAILDGRGLRAAKSILEAKVRNQASVLRYAARSRRDDYYALEAENVERVADDIRRARPDPLELRELEAHAARIYWGAVAKLLEDSGYGFTGRDPQGLDPFNMALNYGYGVLYARCERALLLVGLDPYAGFMHSMKSGQRTLVYDFIEQFRPVVDKALVFARPDVSVSNGVMDRESRRRVAQVVMRALEKEVPYLNGKATVDDVIVRKASELARYLRGELQEYVGFRARF; encoded by the coding sequence ATGCTGCTCTTCGTGTCTAAGCCTTGCAGGATAAAGGTCGAGAAGGGCAGGGTCGTGCTGAGGACGCATGACGGGGACGTAGTGGAGCTGGGCTCCGCGACCTACGACTCCGTAGTCGTCGCGACTAGGGCCGCTAGCATTACTACTGCAGCTCTGCAGGCGCTCGCTGCTAGGGGCATCGACTTGACCGTCCTCGGCCCCCACGGGATGCCTGTGGCCAGGGTCTACCCGCCTATAATCAACAAGACCGCTGCTACCAGGGTCGCGCAGTACCAGGCTATACTCGACGGCAGGGGGCTCAGGGCTGCCAAGAGCATCCTGGAGGCGAAAGTCAGGAACCAGGCGAGCGTGCTGAGGTACGCGGCCAGATCCAGGCGCGACGACTACTACGCGTTGGAGGCAGAGAACGTGGAGAGGGTAGCGGACGACATAAGGCGCGCCAGGCCTGACCCGCTGGAGCTGAGGGAGCTCGAAGCCCACGCGGCCAGGATCTACTGGGGGGCTGTAGCGAAGCTCCTCGAGGACAGCGGCTACGGCTTCACGGGGAGAGACCCCCAGGGCCTGGATCCGTTCAACATGGCGTTGAACTACGGCTACGGGGTGCTCTACGCGAGGTGCGAGAGGGCGCTGCTGCTAGTGGGGCTCGACCCCTACGCTGGCTTCATGCACTCGATGAAGAGCGGCCAAAGGACGCTCGTTTACGACTTCATAGAGCAGTTCAGGCCTGTGGTGGACAAGGCCCTCGTGTTCGCTAGGCCCGACGTCTCCGTCTCGAACGGGGTGATGGATAGGGAGTCCAGGAGGAGGGTCGCGCAGGTAGTCATGAGGGCCCTGGAGAAGGAGGTGCCGTACCTCAACGGCAAGGCCACAGTCGACGACGTCATTGTGAGGAAGGCCTCGGAGCTCGCCAGGTACCTCAGGGGCGAGCTCCAGGAGTACGTCGGCTTCAGGGCGAGGTTCTGA
- a CDS encoding Cas10/Cmr2 second palm domain-containing protein, whose protein sequence is MSRGIVRGIYLPTRREVVFVNEAGNVEAVEAFVKLVAGLLKMLDLVKKDFGLGDEEALSLLADVLSLLYRAPLLLPPVPYQPKEAGKTGYVFNNFDYFVVYAVARHLVKGCLDVGEACRAGFVFDVLRVLDGEVGGKELSHALELSRNILNFLRSAENYEKVVKLYEALLFTPADTRPGYNYTSLASHLTLTSLVLALKNLHSKDLPLMRLVALFHDIGKLTNPVDHVNEGARIVDRIMDEIMKDKTGAALGAESWVVEALLQLRKQVYEHHRYESLIHEADVIASASDRMRKAVSELLEETDTGRKVKECYELPGRRGFECFMERLSEDEYKALSSWLYERLLAGAKDTHEPVSVHAYVYYVDFPGIQSFIRNFPKLRDMSAASFLVDFSVSTLPFILIDQMLCRKSGARLPVEALLAGYGGHAFIVAPSLLGPEDVKREVGCISGLEVRLDVSHAPFLVQTGDGFVIPRYKHVWERISRDRLKRYYVEEFEERVYSYGKHRPCDRCGRRPALPDPTEEGEYLCELCGRVHEVSKVRGLVARAMQGYFVGGQAVDVLEGMSLDDFLKRAMQYIAGMDGEEEEKKYLAVFTFDGNNAGAIFGSSLTFSEYLDKSYLADYAVKKAYRGALESLLKQNPRYVRYVKSVLAGTVYLGGDEGLLLLPSAAAIDFAAEFLSGASRTCGFTYKSGMVVVDPTHPVQFAVEAARVLEEKAKAGGNTVGVVVSSNLVDARSLESLLGELAGYIRVKNSLDSHVDFVRKAVGEGDAASRMLRALEKALRLEPRDQLEFVLYLMREYANSQDERVKDLLHRIVSEATPVGERGERVIPVYDYYFMLKTYRVGGRIG, encoded by the coding sequence CGTGAAGCTCGTCGCAGGCCTGCTGAAGATGCTCGACTTGGTTAAGAAAGACTTTGGGCTGGGGGACGAGGAGGCTCTCTCGCTCCTCGCCGACGTCCTGAGCCTACTCTACAGGGCCCCGCTGTTGCTCCCGCCAGTGCCCTACCAGCCGAAGGAAGCCGGCAAAACGGGCTACGTGTTCAACAACTTCGACTACTTCGTGGTCTACGCCGTTGCCCGCCACCTCGTGAAGGGATGCCTTGACGTCGGGGAGGCGTGCCGGGCGGGCTTTGTCTTCGACGTCCTCAGAGTCCTGGACGGCGAGGTGGGGGGCAAGGAGCTCTCGCACGCCCTGGAGCTCTCCCGCAATATTCTCAACTTCCTGAGGAGCGCGGAGAACTACGAGAAGGTCGTGAAGCTCTACGAGGCGTTACTCTTCACTCCCGCGGACACGAGGCCCGGCTACAACTACACCTCGCTGGCCTCACACCTGACGCTGACGTCCCTAGTCCTGGCGCTCAAGAACCTGCACTCAAAAGACCTCCCGCTCATGCGCCTAGTGGCCCTCTTCCACGACATAGGGAAGCTCACGAACCCCGTCGACCACGTGAACGAGGGCGCCAGGATTGTAGACAGGATCATGGACGAGATCATGAAGGATAAGACCGGGGCCGCCCTGGGGGCCGAGAGCTGGGTGGTAGAAGCCCTGTTACAGCTCCGAAAGCAAGTGTACGAGCACCACCGTTACGAGAGCCTGATACACGAGGCCGACGTGATAGCCTCCGCGAGCGACAGGATGAGGAAGGCTGTCAGCGAGCTCCTCGAGGAGACTGACACCGGCAGGAAGGTCAAGGAGTGCTACGAGCTCCCCGGGAGAAGAGGCTTCGAGTGCTTCATGGAGAGGCTCAGCGAAGACGAGTACAAGGCGCTGTCCTCCTGGCTCTACGAGCGCCTCCTGGCAGGCGCCAAGGACACCCATGAGCCCGTGAGCGTGCACGCCTACGTCTACTACGTGGACTTCCCGGGCATCCAGAGCTTCATAAGGAACTTCCCGAAGCTGAGGGACATGTCCGCGGCTAGCTTCCTCGTGGACTTCTCGGTGTCCACGCTCCCGTTCATTCTGATAGACCAGATGCTCTGCAGGAAGAGCGGGGCCAGGCTGCCAGTGGAGGCGTTGCTGGCCGGCTACGGGGGCCACGCGTTCATAGTCGCACCAAGCCTGCTGGGTCCCGAGGACGTCAAGAGGGAGGTCGGGTGCATCTCGGGCCTCGAGGTCAGGCTCGACGTGTCGCACGCCCCCTTCCTCGTCCAGACCGGGGACGGCTTCGTGATCCCGCGCTACAAGCACGTCTGGGAGCGGATCTCCAGAGACCGCCTCAAGCGCTACTACGTGGAGGAGTTCGAGGAGCGCGTGTACTCCTACGGGAAGCACAGGCCCTGCGACAGGTGCGGCAGGAGGCCAGCCCTCCCCGACCCCACCGAGGAGGGCGAGTACCTCTGCGAGCTGTGCGGGAGGGTGCACGAGGTGTCCAAGGTCAGGGGCCTGGTGGCCAGAGCCATGCAGGGGTACTTCGTGGGGGGCCAGGCCGTGGACGTCCTCGAGGGGATGAGCCTGGACGACTTCCTCAAGAGGGCGATGCAGTACATTGCCGGCATGGACGGCGAAGAGGAGGAGAAGAAGTACCTCGCAGTCTTCACGTTTGACGGGAACAACGCAGGGGCGATCTTCGGATCCTCGCTAACGTTCTCGGAGTACCTCGACAAGAGCTACCTGGCGGACTACGCGGTCAAGAAGGCTTACCGCGGGGCACTGGAGTCCCTGCTGAAGCAGAACCCCAGGTACGTCAGGTACGTGAAGTCCGTGCTGGCGGGGACGGTGTACTTGGGCGGCGACGAGGGCCTGCTCCTCCTCCCCTCCGCGGCAGCTATCGACTTCGCCGCGGAGTTCCTGTCGGGAGCCAGCAGGACGTGCGGCTTCACTTACAAGTCCGGGATGGTCGTCGTTGACCCGACGCACCCCGTGCAGTTCGCCGTCGAGGCGGCGCGCGTGCTGGAGGAGAAGGCGAAGGCGGGCGGCAACACCGTGGGAGTCGTAGTCTCGAGCAACCTCGTCGACGCGAGATCCCTGGAGAGCCTCCTGGGCGAGCTCGCCGGCTACATACGCGTGAAGAACTCCCTCGACAGCCACGTCGACTTCGTGCGGAAGGCTGTGGGCGAGGGGGACGCGGCCTCGAGGATGCTGAGGGCGCTCGAGAAGGCCCTGAGGCTCGAGCCCAGAGACCAGCTCGAGTTCGTGCTCTACCTGATGAGGGAGTACGCGAACTCCCAGGACGAGCGGGTCAAGGATCTGCTGCACCGAATAGTGAGCGAGGCCACCCCGGTCGGGGAGAGGGGGGAGCGCGTGATCCCCGTGTACGACTACTACTTCATGCTCAAGACCTACAGGGTGGGTGGTAGGATTGGTTAG
- the cas4a gene encoding type I-A CRISPR-associated protein Cas4/Csa1, translated as MSNMFPAPVLERVRGVVAGDLVVELRGWRLELVGPRRGFMPTVSEVSSPCPSKRDVYLRRVRGLKPASDGVLLAGRVFHEAFLEPFRVVLRAGPSLERLAGAKARLLRGAPRELRSAASRVFDASSALAMAWGVGGARLPVAVEPEVPGGPVGLSDVVRPDLLVAGVPVDFVYGNGLERKELAVAAYAMAVEAASNNPVNYGVVVQYAGGRLLWRAVILDDRVRSRFLEARDAVARIVESGEDPGVAESCPDWCPWRGVCHAALRV; from the coding sequence ATGAGTAATATGTTTCCAGCACCTGTGCTAGAGAGAGTTAGAGGCGTTGTAGCCGGGGATCTAGTAGTCGAGCTCAGGGGGTGGAGGCTCGAGCTCGTCGGCCCCAGGCGTGGCTTCATGCCCACAGTAAGCGAAGTCTCGTCCCCCTGCCCGTCGAAGCGCGACGTCTACCTGAGGAGGGTGAGAGGCTTGAAGCCCGCGAGTGACGGCGTGCTACTCGCCGGGAGGGTCTTCCACGAGGCCTTCCTGGAGCCCTTCAGGGTCGTCCTCAGGGCTGGCCCGAGCCTGGAGAGGCTCGCGGGGGCGAAGGCCAGGCTCCTGCGGGGGGCTCCCCGGGAGCTGAGGAGTGCCGCCTCGAGGGTCTTCGACGCGAGCTCGGCCCTAGCCATGGCGTGGGGCGTGGGCGGGGCCAGGCTGCCCGTGGCAGTCGAGCCGGAGGTGCCGGGCGGCCCCGTGGGCCTCTCGGACGTCGTCAGGCCTGACCTGCTCGTCGCGGGGGTTCCGGTGGACTTCGTCTACGGCAACGGCCTCGAAAGGAAGGAGCTCGCTGTCGCCGCCTACGCGATGGCGGTGGAGGCGGCGTCGAACAACCCGGTCAACTACGGGGTCGTCGTGCAGTACGCGGGCGGCAGGCTCCTGTGGCGCGCGGTGATCCTGGACGACCGGGTCAGGTCGCGGTTCCTGGAGGCCAGGGACGCCGTGGCCAGGATAGTTGAGTCGGGGGAGGATCCTGGCGTGGCCGAGTCCTGTCCCGATTGGTGCCCCTGGAGGGGGGTGTGCCATGCTGCTCTTCGTGTCTAA
- the cas4 gene encoding CRISPR-associated protein Cas4 — MSLYSLEELDLLPVVLLKEYAYCPRYAYFQFRVGGEYATPSMLVASELGAPDFEVPDGWEAYRSVYVKSRALGLHGFADAVLKRGGLVRVVEAKALTRVTRRSLFGRARHVLVQAVAYALLAEETLKATADAVIVLGSEGRVEVRVTPALRSYVVSLASSMRRSLASPEPPPRVQSWKCGYCYYRRLCRQLMP, encoded by the coding sequence GTGTCGTTGTATAGCCTGGAGGAGCTTGACTTGCTGCCCGTCGTGCTGCTCAAGGAGTACGCCTACTGCCCCAGGTACGCGTACTTCCAGTTCAGGGTGGGCGGGGAGTACGCCACGCCGTCCATGCTCGTAGCATCGGAGCTGGGTGCTCCGGACTTCGAGGTTCCGGACGGCTGGGAGGCGTACAGGAGCGTCTACGTGAAGAGCAGGGCGCTAGGCCTCCACGGCTTCGCGGATGCAGTACTGAAGAGAGGGGGGCTAGTGAGGGTGGTTGAGGCGAAGGCGCTAACTAGGGTTACGAGGAGATCCCTCTTCGGGAGGGCGAGGCACGTGCTGGTGCAGGCCGTGGCCTACGCGCTGCTAGCGGAGGAGACGCTCAAGGCGACGGCCGACGCAGTTATAGTCCTCGGCTCGGAGGGGCGCGTCGAGGTCAGGGTGACTCCGGCGCTCAGGAGCTATGTCGTGTCCCTCGCGAGCAGCATGAGGCGGAGCCTGGCGTCCCCGGAGCCACCCCCGCGCGTCCAGAGCTGGAAGTGCGGCTACTGCTACTACAGGCGCTTGTGCAGGCAGCTGATGCCCTAG
- a CDS encoding RAMP superfamily CRISPR-associated protein gives MVGLVRIEVELKPLSSLTVGGSSPSSSADIPFNRLLVPPSTIKGSMRTAVTALLPDCYTACGEVEPRLIRLRHGKMGGPCDVCKLFGYPDSPGRVYVTVESQPGEFHLLSRVSIDDERWVAEEKKLFSQQVIKPGETIVVSVAMDTRGLGQDEEERLVRLLLYSLHALRLWRLGRGAMVDLRVRSHDLPEDKYGDLLEPLKRWLWE, from the coding sequence GTGGTAGGATTGGTTAGGATCGAGGTGGAGCTCAAGCCGCTGTCGTCGCTCACGGTCGGCGGCTCGTCGCCGAGCTCGTCGGCCGACATCCCGTTCAACAGGCTACTCGTGCCCCCGTCCACGATCAAGGGCTCGATGAGGACTGCAGTGACGGCGCTCCTGCCGGATTGCTACACGGCGTGCGGGGAAGTCGAGCCGAGACTCATAAGGCTGAGGCACGGGAAGATGGGAGGCCCCTGCGACGTCTGCAAACTCTTCGGCTATCCCGACAGCCCGGGCCGCGTCTACGTCACTGTCGAGTCGCAGCCAGGGGAGTTCCACCTGCTGTCTAGGGTCTCGATAGACGACGAGAGGTGGGTGGCGGAGGAGAAGAAGCTCTTCTCCCAGCAGGTCATCAAGCCGGGGGAGACTATAGTGGTGTCAGTGGCCATGGACACGCGGGGCCTCGGGCAGGATGAGGAGGAGAGGCTCGTCAGGCTACTCCTCTACTCGCTCCACGCCCTCAGGCTGTGGCGCCTGGGGAGGGGCGCCATGGTGGATCTGAGGGTCAGGAGCCACGACCTGCCCGAGGACAAGTACGGGGATCTACTCGAGCCGCTCAAGAGGTGGTTGTGGGAATGA
- a CDS encoding ATP-binding protein: MEKVGVVISRTPPTELAFEFEVLEPGAIATGDFVEVPVERGALLARVAGMQAVNAAFSELGVVTEASEYGLRLPSAALLSSEVHVARARALEVITEDGELAPPLHPPSPGTPVYKASRESISRLLGFREGGVWLGEVWHSGVDALLDPESLVCHHVAVVGATGSGKSHTLGVLSEELLEHGYPVVVVDVHGEYGFLAEEGYRARALKLTGVSLKPGLLSPDAVAEATEMTEVQRDLLHLAYDGLEGVELGDVIESVERVAREYGFRRETVVGVIRRLKTLKSMGVFAGSEGGVPPEELVEEGSATVLEVGLGLPERAVNALVGTVVWLLFEARRSGAVPGFALVVDEAQRFLPQEEDTFSRRALRVLAREGRKFRTGIMVASQRVVGLDKDVLSQSGTKVVLRMDSVTDLSMLKLLLGQSARLVPHLPRGVAIVAGVTVRYPVMVKVRGRKS; this comes from the coding sequence GTGGAGAAGGTCGGGGTAGTCATTAGCAGGACGCCCCCGACAGAGCTGGCCTTCGAGTTCGAAGTACTGGAGCCCGGGGCCATCGCCACGGGGGACTTCGTCGAAGTCCCCGTAGAACGCGGGGCGCTGCTGGCCAGAGTCGCGGGGATGCAGGCGGTGAACGCCGCGTTCAGCGAACTGGGGGTCGTGACAGAGGCGAGCGAGTACGGCCTCAGGCTACCCAGCGCCGCCCTGCTCTCCTCCGAAGTGCACGTGGCAAGGGCGAGGGCCCTCGAGGTCATAACGGAAGACGGGGAGCTGGCACCGCCCCTGCACCCCCCGAGCCCCGGCACGCCGGTCTACAAGGCCTCAAGAGAGTCTATAAGCAGGCTCCTGGGCTTCAGGGAGGGGGGCGTCTGGCTGGGCGAGGTCTGGCACTCCGGCGTGGACGCCCTCCTGGATCCCGAGAGCCTCGTGTGCCACCACGTCGCAGTCGTCGGGGCGACAGGGTCGGGCAAGTCCCACACGCTCGGCGTCCTGTCTGAAGAACTGCTAGAGCACGGATACCCGGTCGTGGTGGTCGATGTCCACGGGGAGTACGGCTTCCTCGCGGAGGAGGGCTACAGGGCGAGAGCCCTGAAGCTCACGGGAGTATCTCTCAAGCCCGGCTTGCTGAGCCCGGACGCCGTGGCCGAGGCTACCGAGATGACTGAGGTTCAGCGGGATCTGCTACACCTCGCCTACGACGGGCTTGAAGGAGTAGAGCTCGGGGACGTTATCGAGAGCGTCGAGAGAGTGGCCCGGGAGTACGGCTTCCGCAGGGAGACGGTGGTGGGAGTCATAAGGAGGCTCAAGACGCTCAAGTCCATGGGCGTCTTCGCGGGCAGCGAGGGCGGTGTACCGCCAGAGGAGCTCGTGGAGGAGGGTAGCGCCACGGTACTCGAGGTAGGGCTGGGCCTTCCGGAGAGGGCGGTGAACGCCCTCGTGGGTACCGTAGTGTGGCTCCTCTTCGAGGCGAGGAGAAGCGGCGCCGTGCCTGGATTTGCCCTCGTAGTGGACGAGGCGCAGAGGTTCCTGCCGCAGGAGGAGGACACCTTCTCGAGGAGGGCTCTTAGAGTCTTGGCAAGGGAGGGCAGGAAGTTCAGAACCGGGATCATGGTGGCGAGCCAGCGCGTCGTGGGCCTGGACAAGGACGTCCTGAGCCAGAGCGGGACGAAGGTCGTCCTTAGGATGGACAGCGTCACGGACTTGTCGATGCTCAAGCTCCTCCTCGGCCAGAGCGCCAGGCTCGTCCCCCACCTCCCCCGGGGGGTAGCGATCGTCGCCGGAGTCACGGTGAGGTACCCGGTGATGGTCAAGGTGAGGGGCAGGAAGTCCTAG
- a CDS encoding DNA double-strand break repair nuclease NurA: MPAAPVAYAFRLEAAFKACLEASVDKGYFTPSELAARMGVSERMARYYLIDLISLGAVEYAGGGRYRIAENASKALLRAEVFGSEFLLEEAVAEALAGSPEAAEAMLERVYRLRKRIEALGDRGTLRRALEGLAGVVLESEKAIYSARDVEPLRPLHIAGASYESLLRSYVVAGGVVLAAAYLGSCVASLKLDEEGQVESVRYVRRPDLKSFRGSQPFDEGVLELALERPELLAAGRKLAARFIVSRMTFEALADVVRSDGVELALVGGSLLPHGFLVWASRELQTLRESMENSFLELLEAAEARGVTLVGVVPASRDSRFFAAVSERLGAGLSGVSDLAFLSYVLDPWEYTAPMRVEKERGREVRNWYEFYWKVGSRLLKIEYVTWGDPLLVQENIVRALKGNFYASGEPVGVREARAEASKLVRLLEAMFRGALEVVIRGEGRGSH, from the coding sequence GTGCCCGCGGCCCCAGTAGCGTACGCCTTCAGGCTAGAGGCGGCGTTCAAGGCCTGCCTCGAGGCTTCCGTCGACAAGGGCTATTTCACGCCCTCAGAGCTGGCGGCCAGGATGGGAGTCAGCGAGAGGATGGCTCGCTACTACCTGATAGATCTCATATCCCTGGGAGCCGTCGAGTACGCTGGCGGCGGGAGGTACAGGATAGCGGAGAACGCCTCTAAGGCCCTCCTGAGGGCGGAGGTCTTCGGCTCGGAGTTCCTGCTCGAGGAGGCCGTGGCCGAGGCCCTCGCAGGGAGCCCGGAGGCTGCCGAGGCCATGCTGGAGAGGGTTTACAGGCTCAGGAAGAGGATCGAGGCCCTCGGGGACAGAGGGACCCTGCGGAGGGCCCTGGAGGGGCTCGCAGGCGTTGTGCTCGAGAGCGAGAAGGCGATCTACTCTGCGAGGGACGTCGAGCCTCTAAGACCCCTGCACATCGCCGGCGCGTCATACGAGTCCCTGCTACGCAGCTACGTGGTGGCCGGCGGGGTCGTCTTGGCGGCTGCCTACCTGGGCTCCTGCGTCGCCTCGCTGAAGCTCGACGAGGAGGGGCAAGTCGAGAGCGTGAGGTACGTCAGGAGGCCGGATCTGAAGAGCTTCAGGGGCTCCCAGCCCTTCGACGAGGGGGTGCTCGAGCTCGCGCTCGAGAGGCCCGAGCTTCTGGCCGCCGGGAGGAAGCTCGCGGCCAGGTTCATAGTCTCGAGGATGACGTTCGAGGCCCTGGCAGACGTCGTCAGGTCGGACGGCGTGGAGCTCGCGCTCGTTGGAGGCAGCCTCCTGCCGCACGGCTTCCTGGTCTGGGCCAGCAGGGAGCTCCAAACGCTTAGGGAAAGCATGGAGAACTCTTTCCTGGAACTGCTAGAGGCGGCGGAGGCGAGGGGCGTCACGCTCGTCGGCGTTGTCCCCGCGAGCAGGGACAGCAGGTTTTTCGCGGCGGTGAGCGAGAGGCTCGGCGCCGGGCTATCGGGGGTCAGCGACCTGGCCTTCCTCAGCTACGTGCTCGACCCCTGGGAGTACACAGCCCCCATGAGAGTCGAGAAAGAGAGGGGTAGAGAAGTTAGAAACTGGTACGAGTTCTACTGGAAGGTCGGGAGCAGGCTCCTCAAGATAGAGTACGTGACGTGGGGAGACCCCCTCCTCGTACAGGAGAACATAGTCCGGGCGCTGAAGGGCAACTTCTACGCCAGCGGCGAGCCCGTCGGCGTGAGGGAGGCCAGGGCCGAGGCGTCGAAGCTCGTGAGGCTCCTAGAGGCGATGTTCAGGGGGGCCCTGGAGGTGGTGATCCGTGGAGAAGGTCGGGGTAGTCATTAG
- the cas6 gene encoding CRISPR system precrRNA processing endoribonuclease RAMP protein Cas6, translating into MAGRPRLYSVSVRLVAMQDTPIVTWSGSFSLKVVYEFLHRSGVDFPKKAEKEFSVEPLAVDGAGGYLLTGLLSRRGAPRVYEVRAGTPLTVTAHFYSEKLASDYIFSIARDMSVSLPSGEFRVVDVSVRQSEPPRPREVPREGVAAEVEFLSPAILMFYGRDVLYPSPARVVLSALRTYSRITGVDTRAASDTVAKTVEAVGAPRYRPVLVDIGEGRVVPAFVGTAVYAIHGSRDAPLIAAALSLAETTGVGQSRALGFGRVRVRWLEGQA; encoded by the coding sequence ATGGCGGGGAGGCCGAGGCTCTACAGCGTCTCCGTGAGGCTCGTGGCCATGCAGGACACGCCAATAGTGACGTGGAGCGGGAGCTTCTCCCTCAAGGTCGTCTACGAGTTCCTCCACAGGAGCGGGGTCGACTTCCCGAAGAAGGCCGAGAAGGAGTTCTCCGTGGAGCCCCTCGCCGTCGACGGGGCCGGCGGCTACCTGCTCACGGGCCTCCTGTCCAGGCGGGGGGCGCCCAGGGTGTACGAGGTGAGGGCTGGGACTCCTCTCACGGTCACGGCGCACTTCTACTCGGAGAAACTCGCCTCCGACTACATCTTCTCGATAGCCAGGGACATGTCGGTCTCGCTGCCCAGCGGGGAGTTCCGGGTAGTCGACGTGTCCGTGAGGCAGTCCGAGCCGCCCCGGCCCCGGGAGGTGCCCAGAGAGGGGGTCGCCGCGGAGGTCGAGTTCCTGTCCCCAGCGATCCTCATGTTCTACGGCAGAGACGTCCTCTACCCGTCCCCCGCCAGGGTGGTGCTGAGCGCCCTCAGGACATACTCGAGGATCACCGGGGTCGACACGAGAGCCGCCAGCGACACGGTCGCGAAGACCGTGGAGGCCGTGGGGGCGCCCCGCTACAGGCCCGTGCTAGTCGACATAGGCGAGGGCAGGGTGGTTCCGGCCTTCGTGGGCACGGCGGTCTACGCGATACACGGCTCCAGAGACGCCCCGCTCATAGCCGCGGCCCTCAGCCTCGCGGAGACCACGGGGGTGGGGCAGTCGAGGGCCCTCGGCTTCGGCAGGGTAAGAGTGCGCTGGCTGGAGGGCCAGGCCTAA